The Aminipila terrae nucleotide sequence CATTTCATAAAATACCCCCTTAAATATATACACTTTATGTGCTTATTTCCTATATTTTACATTGGTAATTTATGGATGTCAATGTTAAATTGTAATTATATGGAAAATCCGTTGCTGAATAAAAGTTTCTTCCGCATTACATCTATATCATTCCTCGAAATATCAATCTTCCAGAACTTGATTATAGCTTCAATAAGTAGTTCGGGACTTAGATTAGATTCACTTCCCGCATCTAAAGATGCACTGATGATTAACTGGTCATTTGCATCAGCAAAATTTAATCGAATAATTTTAGATTTTATATCGATTTCCACTAATTCTTTTGATTTTTTTTGCTTCTTTTTTGCAAAAATCTGTTCCTGTGATAAAAATTCATCACAAAGTTCTGCACATGTTTTCCCACCTAATGATTTTACTTCCAAAGGTATGCAAATCATGTATTCGGCAGCTTCAGCAAGAGCTGCCAGGGATTTTCCCTCTTCTTTATAAACTGCACATCCAAGTATAAGTATTCCCTCAGGCATCATGGCATTTAATTTATTTTTCATGTCCTCTGGTGAATCATTTTGAGAAGTCTCAAATTCCAGCAACTCATAAATACTGGAATAACCCAATGAGAGAGGTTGTGCAAACCCCATCTTTGGATGGGGATTAAAGCCTTGTGAATAATCCAGTTTTATGCCTGCCCGTTTAAAACTTCTTTTAAAAAAACGTAATAGATCCAAATGGGATGTATATTTAAAGTATCCTTCCTTGGAGAATTTTAATACATATTTAGCCATGAATACCCTCCATCTCACATGTTACATTCTTATTCATACCACAGCCAACACATCCTTTTCTGCAGTCCTGTGTTGTCTCCTCCTTTACAGCCTTTTCGTTTTCTCTTATTAAAAATTCCTTTGTTACACCACAGTCAATAATATCCCATGGCAGAATTTCGTCATAACTTCTTTCCCTTGTAGTATAAAATTCTTTATCTACACCTGTTTCATCAAAGGCTTTCATCCATGCATCATATTTAAAATGTTCTGTCCATCCATCAAATTTGCAGCCCAATTCAAAAGCTCTGATAAGGACTTTTGAAACACGTCTGTCTCCCCTTGCAAATACAGCTTCCAGAATACTGGTTTCCGTACCGTGGTAATTAAATGTCACGCCCTTCACAGGTCTTAGTTTGTCCTTCAGATAATAATGTTTCTCACTGAACTGCTCTTTCGTATTCTGACCCATCCACTGAAAAGGAGTATGCGCCTTTGGAACAAAATTAGAAGCACTGACTGTCACATTAAATCTGCCTTTTCCGTTAATCTTCTTATTCAGTTCCACTATATTTGAAGCGATTTGAACAATCCCATCTAAGTCCTCCTGAGTCTCAGTAGGTAAACCATTCATAAAATACAGTTTTATATTTTTCCATCCCAGTTCAAGAGCCTGTTCTACAGAATGATAAATGTTTTCCTCCGTGATACATTTATTAATTACATTTCGAAGCCTTTGGGAACCTGCTTCAGGGGCAAAAGTCAATCCGGATTTCTTATAGCCCTGTATTTCCTCTAAAACTTTAAAGGAAAAGGAATCTAACCTGAGGGAAGGCAAAGACAAAGAAACATTACTATTTTTACACATACCCATCAGGCTGGTTGCCAATTCTTCAAATTGGGAATAGTCGCTAGTGGATAAGGATAGTAAAGATAACTCATCATGTCCTGTATTTTCAAGCTGCTTTTTAGCCAGTTCTTCAATCAGGGCCATTCTTCTTTCTCTGACAGGACGGTAAATAATACCCGCCTGGCAGAAGCGGCATCCACGGGTACATCCCCTGAAAGTCTCAACAACGGCTCTATCATGTACCGTTTCAATAAATGGTACGATGGGATCCACCGGAAA carries:
- a CDS encoding TIGR03936 family radical SAM-associated protein, translated to MAKYVLKFSKEGYFKYTSHLDLLRFFKRSFKRAGIKLDYSQGFNPHPKMGFAQPLSLGYSSIYELLEFETSQNDSPEDMKNKLNAMMPEGILILGCAVYKEEGKSLAALAEAAEYMICIPLEVKSLGGKTCAELCDEFLSQEQIFAKKKQKKSKELVEIDIKSKIIRLNFADANDQLIISASLDAGSESNLSPELLIEAIIKFWKIDISRNDIDVMRKKLLFSNGFSI
- a CDS encoding TIGR03960 family B12-binding radical SAM protein; translated protein: MNLNLDNILKRVEKPARYIGGELNSVKKEITEGLTRFCFAFPDTYEIGMSYLGMQILYHILNKEENVYCERVFCPGLDMEQILRNEHLPLFTLETKTPINTVDFLGFTLQYELSFTNVLNILDLGGIPLKKEDRDDSFPIIVAGGPCAYNPEPLADIVDIFLIGDGEEILVKLFNEYQASKNAGEDREDFYKRVVKLQGVYIPKYYQPVYDENGQICRVDKLYEEAPDRILRSIVADLNEIDFPVDPIVPFIETVHDRAVVETFRGCTRGCRFCQAGIIYRPVRERRMALIEELAKKQLENTGHDELSLLSLSTSDYSQFEELATSLMGMCKNSNVSLSLPSLRLDSFSFKVLEEIQGYKKSGLTFAPEAGSQRLRNVINKCITEENIYHSVEQALELGWKNIKLYFMNGLPTETQEDLDGIVQIASNIVELNKKINGKGRFNVTVSASNFVPKAHTPFQWMGQNTKEQFSEKHYYLKDKLRPVKGVTFNYHGTETSILEAVFARGDRRVSKVLIRAFELGCKFDGWTEHFKYDAWMKAFDETGVDKEFYTTRERSYDEILPWDIIDCGVTKEFLIRENEKAVKEETTQDCRKGCVGCGMNKNVTCEMEGIHG